Proteins from one Fischerella sp. PCC 9605 genomic window:
- a CDS encoding Uma2 family endonuclease, with protein sequence MSVAKDFETPEDVIFPPGDLYSDEPPLETYLHLQQMLLLLKCLEWWWRNRNDFFAAGNLTIYYSPHQRKSSDFRGPDFFVVLGTERKPRKSWVVWEEDGKYPNVIVELLSNSTATTDKGLKKQIYQDIFRTPEYFWFNPNNLEFAGFVLVGGSYQSLEPNPQGWLWSQQLNLYLGVYQEELRFFTPEGQLVPTPEEVAEQEMQRAEQEKQKSDRLAAKLRELGIDPDTV encoded by the coding sequence ATGTCCGTCGCCAAAGATTTTGAAACCCCAGAAGATGTTATATTTCCTCCTGGTGATTTGTATAGTGACGAACCACCGTTGGAAACTTACTTACATTTGCAGCAAATGCTGCTGTTGTTAAAATGCTTGGAGTGGTGGTGGCGAAACCGCAATGACTTTTTTGCAGCAGGTAATCTCACCATCTATTACAGTCCACATCAACGGAAGTCTTCTGATTTCCGAGGACCTGATTTTTTTGTGGTACTAGGAACTGAACGCAAACCGCGTAAAAGTTGGGTTGTCTGGGAAGAAGACGGCAAGTATCCGAATGTAATTGTAGAATTACTCTCCAACTCAACAGCAACGACTGATAAAGGTTTGAAAAAACAAATCTACCAAGACATCTTTCGTACACCAGAATATTTTTGGTTTAACCCCAATAATTTAGAATTTGCTGGGTTTGTTTTGGTTGGTGGTAGTTATCAATCCCTCGAACCCAACCCTCAAGGGTGGTTGTGGAGTCAGCAGCTAAATTTATACCTAGGGGTATATCAAGAAGAATTACGCTTTTTTACACCAGAAGGACAACTAGTTCCAACACCCGAAGAAGTTGCAGAACAAGAAATGCAACGTGCTGAACAGGAGAAGCAAAAAAGCGATCGCTTGGCAGCAAAACTACGAGAATTAGGTATCGATCCAGATACTGTTTAA
- a CDS encoding M20 family metallopeptidase, producing the protein MPSQTARLLLDYLHRHQTEMTDLLEKLVKAESPSTIPAAQQEVLRIIQQELEQRYYRVRFIPGYQTGGHLLALPRTRQKHQPLQLLLGHCDTVWPLGTLKKMPVIKRQGKMYGPGIYDMKAGLVQSIFALEAIQANEFTPQVLPVILINSDEEIGSRESTAHIRRIAKTADRAFVMEPSLGSVGKLKTRRKGIGEFTIRVIGKAAHAGLEPEKGASAILELSFVIQKLFALNNPQRGITVNVGTINGGVRPNVVAPESQATAEVRVLCQEDAQQIEAAIFALQPTTPGTHFIIEGRIGRPPMEKTSGSQKLWQLAQATAGELGIELEEGTAGGASDGNTTSLYTPTLDGLGAVGDNAHALDEFVYLDQMVQRSALLAQLLLEPQLI; encoded by the coding sequence ATGCCTTCTCAAACAGCACGCCTACTTCTAGACTATCTCCATCGCCACCAAACAGAAATGACAGACTTGTTAGAAAAGTTGGTCAAGGCAGAGTCCCCTTCTACCATACCAGCTGCACAACAAGAGGTATTGAGAATTATTCAGCAGGAGTTAGAACAAAGATACTACCGTGTACGATTTATTCCTGGGTATCAAACCGGAGGGCATTTGCTAGCTTTACCAAGAACGCGGCAGAAACATCAGCCTCTACAATTGCTCCTTGGACATTGCGACACCGTTTGGCCTCTCGGAACCCTAAAAAAGATGCCCGTCATCAAGCGTCAGGGGAAAATGTACGGGCCAGGAATTTATGATATGAAAGCCGGACTCGTACAAAGCATCTTTGCCTTAGAGGCAATTCAGGCAAACGAATTTACTCCCCAAGTACTACCAGTTATCTTAATTAATTCTGACGAAGAAATTGGCAGTAGGGAATCAACAGCGCACATCCGCCGAATAGCAAAAACAGCCGACCGTGCTTTTGTAATGGAACCATCCTTAGGTTCGGTGGGCAAACTAAAAACAAGGCGTAAAGGCATTGGTGAATTCACCATCCGAGTAATTGGCAAAGCTGCTCATGCGGGATTAGAGCCAGAAAAAGGCGCTAGTGCAATCCTTGAGCTTTCTTTTGTAATTCAGAAGTTATTTGCCCTCAACAATCCCCAAAGAGGTATTACCGTTAACGTCGGTACTATTAACGGTGGTGTTCGTCCGAATGTAGTTGCACCTGAAAGCCAAGCAACAGCAGAGGTACGGGTGTTATGCCAAGAGGATGCCCAACAGATTGAAGCTGCTATTTTTGCGTTGCAACCAACTACCCCTGGTACTCACTTCATCATCGAAGGTCGCATCGGTCGTCCGCCAATGGAAAAAACTTCAGGTAGCCAAAAGCTGTGGCAGCTTGCTCAAGCAACAGCTGGCGAGTTGGGAATTGAACTAGAGGAGGGAACAGCAGGCGGCGCTTCTGATGGTAATACGACCAGCCTCTACACCCCCACCTTAGATGGTTTGGGTGCAGTTGGCGATAATGCCCATGCTCTCGACGAGTTTGTCTATCTCGATCAGATGGTTCA